One Littorina saxatilis isolate snail1 linkage group LG1, US_GU_Lsax_2.0, whole genome shotgun sequence genomic window carries:
- the LOC138946266 gene encoding putative amine oxidase [copper-containing] yields MSKQLLTQGMDNERTIPWARQQLAVTVHSDHELVSSSPYAMFDSRDPVTNFTNFISDQSIVDKDLVFWVTMGVHHIPHTEDLPVTPTVGGHLSFFLLPYNYFPECPSVSSRDNIRVEYVTPNTPADGLKVERNGNKENGACGALTLEQLVRQRPDDILQTNNEFKLL; encoded by the exons ATGTCTAAGCAGCTGCTGACACAAGGTATGGACAACGAGCGGACTATCCCCTGGGCTCGCCAGCAGCTGGCCGTGACTGTCCACAGTGACCATGAGCTGGTCAGCAGCTCGCCCTACGCCATGTTTGACAGCCGCGACCCCGTTACAAACTTTACCAATTTCATCAGTGACCAGAGCATTGTGGACAAG GACCTGGTGTTCTGGGTCACGATGGGCGTGCACCACATCCCCCACACGGAGGACCTCCCCGTCACTCCAACCGTCGGCGGCCATCTTTCCTTCTTCCTCCTGCCCTACAACTACTTCCCAGAATGCCCCTCGGTGTCGTCACGTGACAACATCCGGGTGGAATACGTGACGCCCAACACCCCAGCCGACGGGCTGAAGGTGGAGCGGAACGGCAACAAGGAAAACGGTGCGTGCGGTGCACTGACCTTGGAGCAACTGGTCAGGCAAAGACCAGACGACATCCTTCAGACAAATAATGAATTCAAACTGTTGTAG